In one window of Brassica rapa cultivar Chiifu-401-42 chromosome A07, CAAS_Brap_v3.01, whole genome shotgun sequence DNA:
- the LOC103829019 gene encoding B3 domain-containing transcription factor LEC2-like: protein MDNFLPFSSSNANSVQELSMDLNKNRSHFSMAQPQHLLPPYSYVACPALDQTGTMNHQPLHSSDAFPQIPVVQTGGEFGYLVCKPGVRQERGGFLDPHSTKMARINRKKAMLRSRNNSNPNSSSNELVDSRRQVALTMKNNAEIAARKDFYRFSSFDNKKLRVLLVKHLKNSDVGSLGRIVLPKREAEGNLPELSEKEGMVLEMRDVDSVQSWSFKYKYWSNNKSRMYVLENTGEFVKKNGVLMGDYLTIYEDESKNLYFSIRKHPHKQNDGREDESMEVIEMNFYEDIMFDYIPNDEDDSIAMLLGNLNEHYPYPNDLMDLTVNLDQHQQATSSSPPADHMSSNDFLW, encoded by the exons ATGGATAACTTCTTGCCCTTTTCCTCTTCTAACGCAAACTCTGTCCAAGAACTCTCCATGGATCTTAACAAGAATCGCTCGCACTTCTCCATGGCGCAGCCTCAGCACTTGTTGCCGCCTTACTCGTACGTTGCATGTCCGGCACTTGATCAGACGGGGACCATGAATCATCAGCCTCTTCACTCATCGGATGCTTTTCCTCAGATCCCGGTTGTACAAACCGGAGGTGAATTCGGCTATTTGGTTTGTAAGCCCGGTGTGAGGCAGGAACGAGGTGGATTTCTTGATCCACACTCCACTAAGATGGCTAGGATCAACAGGAAGAAGGCGATGCTAAGATCAAGAAACAACTCTAACCCTAATTCTAGTTCGAATGAGTTGGTTGATTCAAGGAGACAAGTGGCTCTTACCATGAAAAATAATGCCGAGATTGCTGCTAGAAAAGATTTTTATCGATTCTCCTCATTCGATAACAAG AAACTTAGGGTTTTGTTGGTGAAGCACTTGAAGAACAGCGATGTTGGGTCACTTGGGAGGATTGTTCTACCAAAG AGAGAAGCAGAAGGAAATCTTCCGGAGCTATCTGAGAAAGAAGGAATGGTATTAGAGATGAGAGATGTTGACTCTGTGCAGTCTTGGTCTTTCAAATACAA GTACTGGTCCAATAACAAGAGCAGAATGTATGTCCTCGAAAACACAG GAGAATTTGTGAAGAAAAATGGAGTATTGATGGGAGACTATCTAACAATCTACGAGGACGAAAGCAAGAATCTC TACTTCTCCATCAGAAAGCACCCACACAAACAAAATGATGGAAGAGAGGATGAGTCGATGGAAGTTATCGAGATGAACTTCTATGAAGATATAATGTTTGATTACATACCAAATGATGAAGACGATTCCATTGCAATGCTCCTCGGAAATCTAAACGAGCACTATCCCTACCCAAATGATCTTATGGATCTCACTGTCAATCTTGATCAGCATCAGCAAGCCACCTCCTCGTCGCCACCTGCTGATCACATGAGCTCGAACGATTTCTTATGGTGA